A part of Paenarthrobacter sp. A20 genomic DNA contains:
- a CDS encoding acyl-CoA thioesterase translates to MEKADITFRTRKWVRPEDLNANGTLFGGSLLKWIDEEAAIYAILQLGNGRAVTKYISEINFVSSAVQGDLIEMGLTAKRFGRTSLTMRAEVRNMITRQAILTIEEIVFVNLGADGRPQPHGYTEITYDRDRIPTHHLTETLDED, encoded by the coding sequence ATGGAAAAAGCAGACATCACCTTCCGCACCCGTAAATGGGTGCGGCCCGAGGACCTCAATGCCAACGGCACGCTTTTCGGTGGGAGCCTGCTGAAGTGGATCGATGAAGAGGCCGCGATCTACGCCATCCTTCAACTGGGCAACGGCCGCGCAGTCACCAAGTACATCTCCGAAATCAACTTTGTGAGCTCAGCAGTCCAGGGCGACCTGATCGAGATGGGGCTGACTGCGAAACGCTTCGGACGCACGTCGCTGACCATGCGCGCGGAAGTCCGCAACATGATCACGCGGCAGGCGATCCTGACCATCGAGGAGATCGTGTTCGTGAACCTTGGCGCGGATGGCCGTCCGCAGCCGCACGGCTATACGGAAATCACGTATGACCGCGACCGCATCCCCACGCACCACCTGACAGAGACGCTCGACGAAGACTGA
- a CDS encoding SDR family oxidoreductase, with protein sequence MSFSDYTTALVTGASTGMGAAIAERLAKRGLTVHAVARNEERLAELADRTGAIPHVVDLTDTAALAAVVSDLKVDVLVNCAGVSRPGNILDSSEEDIDELVDVNLRGLLQLTRLVLPGMVERDLGHVINISSIAGVYNFYGHTVYHATKAAVHQISRQLRNDTVGKRIRVTEICPGRVETEIFGRNLGGTPEAMEEAWQTYYEGYESLTTDDIVNALDYAIETPRHVNVGMLELMPTFQVPGGLTFDRR encoded by the coding sequence ATGTCTTTTTCTGACTACACCACCGCCCTCGTCACCGGAGCTTCCACCGGTATGGGTGCAGCCATTGCCGAACGGCTTGCCAAGCGCGGCCTGACCGTACATGCCGTGGCCCGCAACGAGGAACGCCTCGCCGAACTGGCCGACCGCACCGGAGCCATCCCGCACGTCGTGGACCTGACCGACACAGCCGCGCTGGCCGCCGTCGTGAGCGACCTCAAGGTGGACGTCCTGGTGAACTGTGCCGGAGTTTCCCGGCCGGGCAACATCCTGGACTCGTCCGAAGAGGACATCGACGAGCTGGTGGACGTGAACCTTCGTGGCCTGCTGCAGCTCACCCGTCTGGTCCTGCCGGGCATGGTGGAGCGCGACCTCGGCCACGTCATCAACATCAGCTCCATCGCCGGTGTCTACAACTTCTACGGCCACACGGTTTACCACGCCACCAAAGCGGCCGTGCACCAGATCTCCCGCCAACTCCGGAACGACACCGTGGGCAAGCGCATTCGCGTGACCGAGATCTGCCCCGGGCGGGTGGAGACAGAGATCTTCGGCCGCAACCTGGGCGGCACGCCCGAGGCCATGGAAGAAGCCTGGCAGACCTACTACGAGGGCTATGAGTCGCTCACGACCGACGACATCGTGAACGCCCTGGACTACGCCATCGAAACGCCGCGCCACGTGAACGTGGGCATGCTTGAACTCATGCCGACGTTCCAGGTTCCTGGTGGCCTGACGTTCGACCGCCGCTGA
- a CDS encoding GNAT family N-acetyltransferase, translating to MQTNPRLNIRQVTWANPVGADLRAAQQAELDARFGSTDHEPGPPPSEADTAVFVVAYEKCSGQPLGCGGLRMLDEKTAEIKRLYVVPYARGSGVASSILAALEAQAHSHGFSVIAAEAGSAQSDGRSFYESAGFASVPNFGPYVGVDESYCYSKRLDSHSASHTAMA from the coding sequence ATGCAGACCAACCCACGGCTCAACATTCGGCAGGTCACGTGGGCCAACCCCGTGGGCGCCGATCTCCGGGCAGCACAGCAGGCCGAACTCGACGCGCGGTTCGGCAGCACGGATCATGAGCCCGGACCTCCTCCATCGGAAGCAGACACGGCCGTCTTCGTTGTTGCCTACGAGAAATGCTCCGGACAGCCACTGGGATGTGGCGGGCTGCGGATGCTCGATGAGAAGACAGCCGAAATCAAGCGGCTGTATGTGGTCCCCTACGCCCGGGGGTCAGGAGTAGCGAGCTCCATCCTGGCAGCGCTCGAAGCCCAGGCCCACTCCCATGGATTCAGCGTGATCGCGGCTGAGGCCGGGTCAGCCCAGTCGGACGGCCGAAGCTTTTACGAAAGTGCCGGCTTCGCCTCCGTGCCGAACTTCGGCCCGTATGTGGGCGTCGACGAATCGTACTGCTACTCCAAGCGCCTGGACTCCCACAGTGCTTCGCACACGGCGATGGCTTAG